A window of Heptranchias perlo isolate sHepPer1 chromosome 27, sHepPer1.hap1, whole genome shotgun sequence contains these coding sequences:
- the LOC137344420 gene encoding alpha-1,3-mannosyl-glycoprotein 4-beta-N-acetylglucosaminyltransferase C-like gives MRCYWKRSVTAVGSFLFLCLFMYLCMKDEEGTVLEEEERRLAKEIAVQQLYSERNVQNFRELINFSAPINVTYEYLAGYPLLKKKYLAVGLSSVKRKRGNYLLETLKSIFEQSTNEELTEMVVVVHLADFDMVWNAQVVEDISRKFAHHIISGHLIIVHAPELYYPSLKGLKRNYNDPADRVTFRSKQNVDYAFLLNFCANLSDYYLMLEDDIRCARSFLTAIKKVLASKEGSYWVTLEFSKLGYIGKLYHSTDLPRLAHFLLMFYQEMPCDWLLSHFRGLLTQKDVIRFKPSLFQHIGYYSSFRGTENRLKDDDFEEDFFDIPDNPPAAIYTSLKVFENYDPSKAYSNSEEYFWGKSPSTGDYFTIVFVKPMNITRIHVVTGSEDRHNDILHSGILEIGKKPKLIQKGKECSDYVKLNEFQKGMFDKKDIGAIIDFSVECVRIYITNSQKDWLIIRSISIWTKHTNLL, from the exons ATGAGATGCTACTGGAAACGATCAGTAACTGCTGTTGGCTCCTTCCTGTTTCTTTGTCTTTTCATGTACCTTTGTATGAAGGATGAAGAAGGGACAGTGTTG GAGGAAGAAGAAAGGAGATTGGCCAAAGAAATAGCTGTACAGCAGCTGTATTCGGAGAGGAATGTGCAGAACTTCAGGGAGCTGATAAACTTTTCCGCACCTATTAACGTCACCTATGAATATTTAGCAGGGTACCCTTTACTGAAAAAGA AATACCTTGCAGTAGGACTGTCTTCAGTGAAACGAAAGCGAGGCAATTACCTGCTTGAAACACTAAAGTCCATATTCGAACAATCCACGAATGAAGAGCTCACAGAGATGGTGGTGGTCGTTCACTTGGCAGACTTTGACATGGTATGGAATGCGCAAGTGGTTGAGGACATCTCCAGAAAATTTGCTCACCATATCATCTCAGGCCACTTGATCATTGTTCACGCCCCCGAACTATACTATCCATCTCTAAAAGGCCTGAAACGAAATTATAATGACCCAGCTGATCGAGTGACTTTCAGGTCAAAACAAAACGTGGACTATGCTTTCCTGCTCAATTTCTGTGCAAATTTATCAGATTATTACTTAATGCTGGAAGATGATATTCGTTGTGCCCGCTCTTTCTTAACTGCAATTAAGAAAGTCCTTGCTTCAAAAGAGGGCTCCTACTGGGTGACGCTGGAGTTTTCCAAGCTGGGTTATATTGGAAAACTTTACCATTCGACTGATCTTCCCAGACTGGCTCACTTTCTACTGATGTTTTACCAAGAGATGCCGTGTGACTGGTTACTAAGTCATTTCCGAGGTCTTCTCACCCAAAAAGATGTCATCCGCTTTAAGCCTTCCCTATTTCAACACATTGGGTATTATTCCTCTTTCAGAGGGACGGAGAATAGGTTAAAGGATGACGACTTTGAAGAGGATTTCTTTGATATTCCTGACAACCCACCGGCGGCAATCTACACAAGTCTCAAAGTATTTGAAAACTATGACCCCAGCAAAGCCTACAGTAACAGTGAGGAGTACTTTTGGGGAAAATCACCCTCCACTGGTGACTACTTCACTATTGTATTCGTAAAGCCAATGAACATTACCAGAATCCACGTAGTCACTGGCTCAGAGGATAGGCATAATGATATTCTCCATTCTGGTATCCTTGAAATTGGAAAGAAACCAAAATTGATACAGAAGGGGAAAGAATGCTCAGACTATGTTAAACTAAATGAGTTCCAAAAAGGAATGTTTGATAAAAAAGATATAGGTGCCATTATTGATTTCAGTGTCGAATGTGTGCGAATATATATAACAAACAGTCAAAAAGACTGGCTAATTATTAGAAGCATCAGTATTTGGACAAAGCACACCAACCTACTATGA